Proteins found in one Cynocephalus volans isolate mCynVol1 chromosome 18, mCynVol1.pri, whole genome shotgun sequence genomic segment:
- the CHRM3 gene encoding muscarinic acetylcholine receptor M3 has translation MTLHNSSSTSPLFPNISSSWIHSPSDSGLPPGTVTHFGSYNISRAAGNISSPNGTTSDPLGGHTIWQVVFIAFLTGFLALVTIIGNILVIVAFKVNKQLKTVNNYFLLSLACADLIIGVISMNLFTTYIIMNRWALGNLACDLWLSIDYVASNASVMNLLVISFDRYFSITRPLTYRAKRTTKRAGVMIGLAWVISFVLWAPAILFWQYFVGKRTVPPGECFIQFLSEPTITFGTAIAAFYMPVTIMTILYWRIYKETEKRTKELAGLQASGTEAEAENFVHPTGSSRSCSSYELQQQSTRRSARRKYGRCHFWFTTKSWKPSAEQMDQDHSSSDSWNNNDAAASLDNSASSDEEDIGSETRAIYSIVLKLPGHSTILTSTKLPSSDNLQVPTEELGPVDLERNTSKLQTQESMDGGDSFPKSFSKLPIQLESAVDTAKTSDADSSVGKTTATLPLSFKEATLAKRFALKTRSQITKRKRMSLVKEKKAAQTLSAILLAFIITWTPYNIMVLVNTFCDSCIPKTYWNLGYWLCYINSTVNPVCYALCNKTFRTTFKMLLLCQCDKKKRRKQQYQQRQSVIFHKRVPEQAL, from the coding sequence ATGACCTTACACAATAGCAGTTCAACTTCGCCTTTATTTCcaaacatcagctcttcctggaTACATAGCCCCTCGGATTCAGGGCTGCCCCCAGGGACAGTCACGCATTTTGGCAGCTACAACATTTCTCGAGCAGCTGGGAATATCTCCTCTCCAAATGGTACCACCAGTGACCCTCTGGGAGGCCACACCATCTGGCAAGTGGTCTTCATCGCATTCCTAACGGGTTTCCTGGCCTTGGTGACCATCATTGGCAATATCCTGGTCATAGTGGCATTCAAGGTCAACAAGCAGCTGAAGACTGTCAACAACTACTTCCTCCTAAGCCTGGCCTGTGCCGATCTGATTATTGGGGTCATTTCAATGAATCTGTTTACTACCTACATCATCATGAATCGATGGGCTTTGGGGAACTTGGCCTGTGACCTCTGGCTTTCCATTGACTATGTGGCCAGCAATGCCTCTGTCATGAACCTTCTGGTCATTAGCTTTGACAGGTACTTTTCCATCACAAGGCCGCTCACCTACCGAGCCAAGAGGACCACAAAGAGAGCTGGCGTGATGATCGGCCTGGCTTGGGTCATCTCCTTTGTCCTCTGGGCTCCTGCCATCTTGTTCTGGCAGTACTTTGTTGGGAAGAGGACTGTGCCTCCAGGGGAGTGTTTCATTCAGTTTCTCAGTGAGCCTACCATCACCTTCGGCACGGCCATCGCCGCCTTTTACATGCCTGTCACCATCATGACTATTTTATATTGGAGGATCTATAAGGAAACCGAGAAACGTACCAAAGAGCTGGCTGGGCTGCAAGCCTCTGGGACAGAAGCAGAGGCTGAAAACTTTGTCCACCCCACGGGCAGTTCTCGAAGCTGCAGCAGTTACGAACTTCAACAGCAAAGCACGAGACGCTCAGCCAGGAGGAAGTACGGCCGCTGCCACTTCTGGTTCACAACCAAGAGCTGGAAGCCCAGTGCTGAGCAGATGGACCAAGACCACAGCAGCAGTGACAGCTGGAACAACAACGATGCAGCCGCCTCGCTGGACAACTCCGCCTCCTCCGACGAGGAGGACATTGGCTCCGAGACGAGAGCCATCTACTCCATCGTGCTCAAGCTCCCAGGCCACAGCACCATTCTCACCTCCACCAAATTGCCCTCCTCAGACAACCTGCAGGTGCCCACGGAGGAGCTGGGGCCAGTGGACTTGGAGAGGAATACCAGCAAGCTGCAGACGCAGGAGAGCATGGACGGTGGAGACAGTTTCCCAAAAAGCTTCTCGAAGCTTCCCATCCAGCTAGAGTCAGCCGTGGACACCGCCAAGACTTCTGACGCTGACTCCTCAGTGGGCAAGACCACGGCCACTCTACCTCTGTCCTTCAAGGAAGCCACTCTGGCCAAGAGGTTTGCTCTGAAGACCAGAAGTCAGATCACTAAGCGGAAAAGGATGTCCCTCGTCAAGGAGAAGAAAGCCGCTCAGACCCTCAGTGCCATCTTGCTTGCCTTCATCATCACCTGGACCCCCTACAATATCATGGTTCTGGTGAACACCTTTTGTGACAGCTGCATCCCCAAAACCTATTGGAATCTGGGCTACTGGCTGTGCTACATcaacagcaccgtgaaccccgtGTGCTATGCCCTGTGCAACAAAACATTCAGAACCACCTTCAAGATGCTGCTGCTGTGCCAGTGTGACAAAAAAAAGAGACGAAAGCAGCAGTACCAGCAAAGACAGTCGGTCATCTTCCACAAGCGCGTGCCCGAGCAGGCCTTGTAG